Proteins from a genomic interval of Candidatus Didemnitutus sp.:
- a CDS encoding SRPBCC domain-containing protein — protein MSTPATASISKRFAAPAERVFDAWLDPAWIGRWMFGPAVRDEKIVRLTVDARVGGQFSFAVDRAGTLVDHVGEYLALERPHRLVFTWATRDALPATSKVTVRIEPLGATACQLTLHHEMAPEWAAFADRAAASWQKMADALERALSA, from the coding sequence ATGTCCACGCCCGCCACCGCCAGCATCAGCAAGCGCTTCGCCGCGCCTGCCGAGCGCGTCTTTGACGCCTGGCTCGATCCCGCCTGGATCGGCCGCTGGATGTTCGGTCCCGCCGTGCGCGACGAGAAAATCGTCCGCCTCACCGTCGACGCGCGGGTCGGCGGCCAGTTTTCCTTCGCCGTCGATCGCGCCGGAACCCTCGTCGACCACGTCGGCGAATACCTCGCGCTCGAACGCCCGCACCGCCTCGTTTTCACCTGGGCCACGCGCGACGCCCTGCCGGCCACCAGCAAGGTCACCGTCCGGATTGAACCGCTCGGTGCCACCGCCTGCCAACTCACTCTGCACCATGAAATGGCGCCCGAGTGGGCCGCCTTCGCCGACCGCGCCGCCGCTTCCTGGCAGAAAATGGCCGACGCGCTCGAACGCGCCCTGAGCGCCTAG